The Polynucleobacter sp. TSB-Sco08W16 genome includes a region encoding these proteins:
- a CDS encoding Rrf2 family transcriptional regulator — translation MEVTKAVKVALNALVDIASHSTNGQLVPVPEIAQRLQMSISRIELLLRPLRESGLVIGIKGRTGGYQLLKDPRMITIKDIVLAMNRIKKRKVEVSDIAKELYQSLETYMMNCISNVTLASAIKDYIPRFSEAQTAPERKPYFPIESEVKAKQEKRPKGEFQKVVKTSFKKSEEFPRGPNSIFSFADYLNKNSPAN, via the coding sequence ATGGAAGTCACTAAAGCAGTCAAGGTAGCCCTAAACGCCTTGGTCGATATTGCAAGCCACTCTACCAATGGTCAGCTAGTACCTGTTCCAGAAATAGCTCAGAGACTACAGATGTCGATTAGTCGTATTGAGCTTTTACTACGACCTCTTCGGGAGTCGGGCTTAGTGATTGGAATCAAGGGGCGAACTGGCGGCTATCAGCTCCTAAAAGATCCTCGCATGATTACGATTAAAGACATTGTTTTGGCGATGAACCGTATTAAAAAGAGAAAAGTAGAGGTATCTGATATTGCAAAAGAACTTTATCAGTCTCTAGAGACTTATATGATGAACTGCATCTCTAATGTGACTTTAGCATCTGCTATCAAAGACTATATTCCACGCTTTAGTGAGGCACAAACTGCGCCCGAAAGAAAGCCCTACTTTCCCATCGAGTCTGAAGTGAAGGCGAAGCAAGAAAAAAGACCTAAGGGAGAGTTTCAGAAAGTGGTGAAGACTTCATTTAAAAAGTCAGAAGAATTCCCGCGCGGCCCAAACTCAATTTTTAGCTTTGCTGACTATCTGAATAAAAACTCACCAGCAAACTAA